In a single window of the Olivibacter sp. SDN3 genome:
- the mnmG gene encoding tRNA uridine-5-carboxymethylaminomethyl(34) synthesis enzyme MnmG, with the protein MFPKYDIIIVGAGHAGCEAAAAAANLGSKVLLITMNMGTIAQMSCNPAMGGVAKGQIVREIDALGGYSGIIADKTTIQFRMLNLSKGPAMWSPRTQNDRMRFAEEWRLQLENIENIDIWQDTVKEIIVKKGQAKGVVTSLGITIICEAVILTNGTFLNGTIHIGEKKFGGGRTGEKAATGLTEQLVSIGFESGRMKTGTPPRVDGRSLDYTKMEEQWGDKKRGKFSFRNVKIPTEQRCCWITYTNQDVHETLKEGFEKSPMFTGRIKGLGPRYCPSIEDKINRFAERDRHQIFVEPEGWKTCEIYVNGFSTSLPEDVQYKALTKIPGFENAKMFRPGYAIEYDYFPPMQLDATLETKLVKNLFFAGQINGTTGYEEAASQGLIAGINAHQSINNLHELILKRSESYIGVLIDDLITKGTEEPYRMFTSRAEHRLLLRQDNADARLTPIAHRLGLVTDNVLEKVTNKVNQSDELVNYLRKTSINAKDMNIILSDLNSSPLTQNIKMFNVLTRPQVSIFDLARSSQTFQSILSKYDQEVIEQAEIKVKYDSYFEKEIEIVNKMKKMEDKEINPSFDYTTLVSLSKEAREKLIKIKPRTLGQASRISGVSPADVSVLMVHMS; encoded by the coding sequence ATGTTTCCAAAATACGATATCATAATAGTAGGAGCAGGGCACGCAGGTTGTGAGGCAGCCGCAGCCGCAGCTAATTTAGGTTCAAAAGTACTACTCATAACGATGAACATGGGTACTATTGCACAAATGAGCTGCAACCCGGCGATGGGAGGTGTTGCTAAAGGTCAAATCGTGCGGGAAATTGATGCATTAGGGGGTTACTCTGGTATTATAGCAGATAAAACAACCATCCAATTTCGGATGCTTAACCTGTCAAAGGGTCCAGCCATGTGGAGTCCACGTACGCAAAACGATCGTATGCGCTTTGCTGAAGAATGGCGGTTACAATTGGAAAATATAGAAAATATTGATATATGGCAAGATACTGTTAAAGAAATTATTGTTAAAAAAGGTCAGGCTAAAGGGGTAGTAACTTCCTTGGGTATAACCATAATATGTGAAGCTGTTATATTAACCAATGGCACCTTTCTAAACGGTACCATACATATCGGTGAGAAAAAATTCGGCGGAGGCAGAACAGGTGAGAAAGCTGCTACCGGATTAACAGAACAACTCGTGAGTATCGGTTTTGAGTCAGGAAGAATGAAAACTGGAACACCGCCGCGTGTCGATGGCAGAAGTTTAGATTATACCAAAATGGAGGAGCAATGGGGGGATAAAAAAAGAGGTAAATTCTCTTTTCGAAATGTAAAAATACCTACAGAACAACGATGCTGTTGGATCACTTATACCAATCAAGATGTACACGAAACACTGAAAGAAGGTTTTGAAAAATCGCCTATGTTCACCGGCCGTATCAAAGGTTTGGGACCAAGATATTGCCCTTCTATTGAAGATAAGATAAATAGATTTGCCGAAAGAGATCGACATCAGATATTTGTAGAGCCCGAGGGCTGGAAAACATGTGAAATTTACGTAAACGGCTTTTCAACATCGCTACCAGAAGACGTACAATATAAAGCGTTAACCAAAATTCCCGGTTTTGAAAATGCTAAAATGTTCCGTCCAGGTTATGCAATCGAATATGATTATTTTCCACCTATGCAGTTAGATGCAACGCTTGAAACAAAACTAGTTAAAAATCTATTTTTTGCCGGCCAAATCAACGGTACAACAGGTTATGAAGAAGCTGCCAGTCAAGGGTTAATCGCGGGAATAAATGCTCATCAATCAATCAATAATCTACATGAACTCATTTTAAAAAGATCTGAATCCTATATAGGCGTGTTGATTGATGATTTAATAACAAAGGGTACCGAAGAACCTTATCGGATGTTTACTTCTAGGGCAGAACACCGATTACTTCTAAGACAAGATAACGCCGATGCCCGGCTTACACCAATTGCGCATCGTCTAGGATTGGTAACTGATAATGTTCTCGAAAAAGTTACTAATAAAGTAAACCAATCAGATGAGCTTGTTAATTACCTGAGAAAAACGTCTATCAATGCAAAAGACATGAATATAATTTTAAGCGATTTAAATTCCAGTCCACTTACGCAAAATATAAAAATGTTCAATGTTCTTACTCGCCCACAAGTAAGCATTTTTGATCTAGCACGTTCAAGTCAGACATTCCAATCGATATTATCAAAATATGATCAAGAAGTAATCGAACAGGCAGAAATCAAAGTAAAATATGATAGCTACTTTGAGAAAGAAATAGAAATAGTTAACAAAATGAAAAAGATGGAAGACAAAGAAATCAACCCATCATTTGACTATACTACACTAGTATCGCTATCAAAAGAGGCAAGAGAAAAACTAATCAAGATAAAGCCACGTACCTTAGGCCAAGCATCTAGAATTTCCGGTGTATCACCGGCAGATGTAAGTGTACTAATGGTGCATATGTCATAA
- a CDS encoding ABC-F family ATP-binding cassette domain-containing protein — MSILSTEQIGHTFGDKWLFKNLTFGLQKGDRTALVGVNGTGKSTLLKILAGKIIPLEGKTVSTRDIKIGYLEQEPDFTALEKIEDFIYSLDNETQQLIKQYEALIDTPNHDQHLLTRLIEELTVKDAWSYEDSIKIILNRLGITDLKQSIKSLSGGQRKRLSLAKLLIDDPDIYILDEPTNHLDLETIEWLEKILTVGQKTLLLVTHDRYFLDNICTEIKELHNAQLYSYKGNYSNFLEKKAEREASDASTLEKNKNLLRKELEWMRRQPQARGTKSKSRINAFYDLEEKTKNNNNRETIELSVKMSRQGGKILELTDVSVSFGEKKIINNFSYTFKKGDRIGLAGKNGSGKSTFLNLITKALSPIEGTITVGETTVYGYYKQGGLSFSNNERVIDIVKNVAEYITMDNGDTITASQLLTHFLFPPEKQFGFVEKLSGGEKKRLQLMRILMQNPNFLILDEPTNDLDIDTLNVLESFLTNFSGVLILVSHDRYLIDRLTDQLFIFDSGNITIYNGNYTDFKAEERLSSKEKKIQESKKTIQIKQQETARRKISYKERKEFENLDQEITSLEKKIKIKTDELKKTTHHEELSKLATTIEFLNRELEIKSERWLELGELI; from the coding sequence GTGAGTATATTATCAACAGAGCAAATAGGACATACGTTCGGCGATAAATGGTTATTTAAAAACCTTACATTCGGTTTACAGAAAGGAGATAGAACAGCACTGGTAGGTGTCAATGGCACGGGCAAATCTACGCTCTTAAAAATACTCGCTGGAAAAATTATACCTTTAGAAGGAAAAACAGTATCTACCCGAGATATCAAAATAGGGTATCTGGAGCAAGAACCTGATTTTACTGCCTTAGAAAAAATAGAAGATTTCATTTATAGCTTAGATAATGAAACTCAGCAACTAATAAAACAGTATGAGGCGCTGATTGATACGCCAAATCACGACCAACACTTGCTCACCAGACTCATAGAAGAACTAACGGTAAAGGATGCCTGGTCTTATGAAGACAGCATAAAAATTATCTTAAATAGGTTAGGTATCACCGATTTAAAACAATCGATCAAAAGTTTATCTGGTGGGCAGCGAAAGAGACTGTCACTAGCTAAGCTGCTGATAGATGATCCTGATATCTATATACTAGATGAACCTACCAATCACCTAGATCTGGAAACAATAGAGTGGTTGGAGAAAATACTAACAGTCGGTCAAAAAACACTTTTACTCGTTACACACGACCGTTACTTTCTAGATAATATCTGTACGGAAATAAAAGAGCTGCACAACGCTCAATTATATAGTTATAAAGGTAACTATAGCAATTTCCTGGAGAAAAAAGCCGAACGTGAAGCAAGTGACGCTTCCACCCTAGAGAAAAACAAAAACCTTCTTCGCAAAGAATTAGAATGGATGAGAAGGCAACCACAAGCAAGGGGCACAAAATCGAAGTCCAGGATAAATGCTTTTTATGACTTAGAAGAAAAAACAAAAAACAACAATAACCGAGAAACCATCGAACTCAGTGTGAAAATGAGTAGGCAAGGCGGAAAAATTTTAGAATTAACAGATGTATCCGTATCATTTGGAGAAAAAAAAATTATTAATAACTTTTCCTATACTTTCAAAAAAGGTGATAGGATAGGCTTGGCCGGAAAAAATGGAAGTGGAAAATCAACTTTCCTAAACTTAATAACCAAAGCACTATCTCCTATAGAAGGCACGATAACCGTGGGCGAGACTACTGTTTACGGTTATTACAAACAAGGCGGTCTTTCCTTCTCTAATAATGAACGCGTAATAGATATCGTAAAAAATGTAGCCGAATATATTACAATGGATAACGGCGATACTATTACTGCTTCTCAACTATTAACACATTTTCTTTTTCCGCCAGAAAAGCAATTTGGTTTCGTTGAAAAGTTAAGCGGGGGAGAGAAAAAAAGATTGCAGCTCATGCGTATTCTCATGCAAAACCCGAATTTTCTCATTCTTGACGAACCAACGAACGATTTAGATATCGATACCCTCAACGTACTCGAATCTTTTTTAACCAATTTTTCTGGCGTGCTTATTTTGGTTTCGCATGATAGATATTTAATTGATCGATTAACAGATCAATTATTTATTTTTGATTCAGGTAATATTACCATATATAATGGAAACTACACTGATTTTAAAGCAGAAGAACGTTTATCATCAAAAGAGAAAAAGATACAAGAATCAAAAAAAACAATCCAAATAAAGCAACAAGAAACTGCGAGGAGGAAAATATCCTATAAAGAGCGAAAAGAATTCGAAAATCTTGATCAGGAAATAACCTCATTAGAGAAAAAAATTAAAATAAAAACCGATGAGTTAAAAAAAACCACTCATCATGAAGAGCTTTCAAAGCTAGCCACAACAATTGAGTTTTTAAATAGAGAGTTAGAGATAAAAAGTGAACGCTGGCTAGAATTAGGTGAATTAATTTGA
- a CDS encoding nucleoside-diphosphate sugar epimerase, which translates to MTALIYGASGLVGGYLLTYLIESVDFQKVILYTRKKIAINSPKIEQIIDGMEALKLHQKELIADHIFCCLGTTKNKTPDKDEYYKIDHDFPLMAAAIGLENGTKHFHLVSALGADQHSMIFYNKTKGELERDIKLLPFQSINIYQPSLLTGSRKEKRNVEEITEKIFYFINPLLVGSLKKYRSISAKTVAAAMFNQALNNNQGLHIFKSDEIKEIA; encoded by the coding sequence ATGACAGCGTTGATCTATGGGGCAAGTGGGCTAGTAGGAGGGTATCTACTCACCTATTTAATTGAAAGTGTTGATTTTCAAAAAGTTATATTATACACTCGCAAGAAAATAGCTATTAATTCCCCTAAAATAGAGCAAATTATAGATGGGATGGAAGCGCTTAAATTGCACCAAAAAGAATTGATAGCTGATCATATTTTTTGTTGTTTAGGAACAACAAAAAACAAAACGCCGGACAAAGATGAATATTATAAAATCGATCACGATTTTCCTTTAATGGCAGCAGCAATCGGATTGGAGAACGGTACTAAACATTTTCATTTAGTGTCAGCCCTTGGGGCCGACCAACATTCAATGATATTTTACAATAAAACAAAAGGTGAACTCGAGAGAGATATAAAATTATTGCCCTTCCAAAGTATAAATATCTATCAACCCTCTTTATTAACTGGTAGCAGAAAAGAGAAAAGGAATGTAGAAGAGATAACAGAAAAAATCTTCTATTTCATAAATCCATTACTTGTAGGATCGTTAAAAAAATATAGAAGTATTTCTGCTAAAACTGTTGCAGCTGCGATGTTTAATCAAGCATTAAACAATAACCAAGGGTTGCACATATTCAAGTCAGACGAAATTAAAGAAATTGCGTGA
- the apaG gene encoding Co2+/Mg2+ efflux protein ApaG yields MVTEITEGVKVSVEAVYQPEYSNPENEHFMFAYKITIENMGNYSVQLLRRHWFIFDSTGTHREVEGEGVVGQQPIIAPGQQYEYVSGCNLKSDMGSMAGSYQMLKEIDGSLFDVAIPKFNLMPDHKLN; encoded by the coding sequence ATGGTTACAGAGATTACCGAAGGAGTCAAGGTTTCGGTAGAGGCGGTATACCAACCCGAATACTCTAATCCTGAAAACGAACACTTCATGTTTGCCTATAAGATCACTATTGAAAATATGGGTAATTACAGTGTACAATTGCTGAGAAGACACTGGTTCATCTTTGATTCAACCGGCACCCATAGGGAAGTGGAAGGGGAAGGAGTTGTAGGTCAACAACCTATTATTGCACCTGGGCAACAATACGAATACGTTTCAGGATGCAATCTTAAAAGTGATATGGGAAGTATGGCGGGTAGTTATCAAATGCTAAAAGAAATTGATGGATCCTTATTTGATGTAGCCATTCCCAAATTCAATTTAATGCCTGATCATAAGCTTAATTAA
- the dusB gene encoding tRNA dihydrouridine synthase DusB, with protein MSIKIGKNIDLGPFPLLLAPMEDVSDPPFRYVCKQNGADMMYTEFISSEGLIRDAAKSRQKLDIFEYERPIGIQIFGSDIDSMRQATEIASLAEPDLIDINYGCPVKNVACRGAGASLLQDIDKMVHMTEAVVKATHLPVTVKTRLGWDDHTKNIYEVAERLQDVGIHALSIHGRTRSQMYKGQADWHLIKQVKRNPRIHIPIFGNGDVDSVEKAANWRLTYEVDGIMIGRASIGYPWIFREIKHFFQTGEYLPGPTIEERVAVCRTHFQKSIEWKGEKTGIFEMRRHYANYFKGIPHFKDYRMKLVSLQDVKEINEVLDEIAYNFLSVEIA; from the coding sequence ATGTCCATTAAGATAGGAAAAAATATTGATCTAGGACCGTTTCCGCTTTTGTTAGCACCAATGGAAGACGTCAGTGATCCACCTTTTCGTTACGTCTGCAAACAAAACGGTGCGGATATGATGTATACAGAATTCATCTCTTCCGAGGGATTAATAAGAGACGCGGCAAAAAGTAGACAAAAGCTAGATATTTTTGAATACGAACGTCCCATTGGGATCCAAATATTTGGCAGCGATATCGACAGCATGCGTCAAGCTACCGAAATAGCATCGCTTGCCGAACCAGACTTAATTGATATAAACTACGGATGCCCTGTAAAAAATGTTGCCTGTAGAGGAGCTGGAGCTAGCTTACTACAAGATATCGACAAAATGGTCCATATGACCGAAGCAGTGGTAAAGGCCACCCACCTACCGGTTACCGTCAAAACCAGATTAGGATGGGATGATCATACCAAAAATATATACGAAGTAGCTGAACGCTTACAGGATGTGGGTATTCATGCCCTGAGCATTCATGGGAGAACACGGTCACAAATGTATAAAGGACAAGCAGACTGGCATTTGATAAAGCAAGTAAAAAGAAATCCCCGTATACATATTCCTATTTTTGGTAACGGTGACGTGGATAGTGTTGAAAAAGCGGCAAACTGGCGCCTAACATATGAAGTTGATGGAATAATGATTGGTCGTGCTTCTATTGGCTATCCCTGGATTTTCAGAGAAATCAAACATTTTTTCCAAACCGGAGAATACCTTCCAGGACCAACTATAGAAGAAAGGGTCGCTGTTTGTCGTACCCATTTTCAAAAATCAATAGAATGGAAAGGAGAAAAAACCGGCATATTTGAGATGAGAAGACATTATGCCAATTATTTTAAAGGAATTCCTCATTTTAAAGACTATCGAATGAAATTAGTCTCCTTACAAGATGTTAAAGAAATAAATGAAGTATTGGATGAAATAGCCTATAATTTTCTATCCGTGGAAATCGCTTAA
- a CDS encoding CPBP family intramembrane glutamic endopeptidase produces MKGNPYNPSDNHPGVSLIYLLLIVLLSALLFSFIGLGLGILVYGVEVLKIGTGNFDKLGAKELNFISLSQIFSAIGTFIIPAVLLNRIEKNRRSYFDCSLPNRSGLFLLVILIMIFSAPFFEFTVYLNEQMELPSYLKGVEEWMREKEEEMAVLTKALLTRDTIGGLLTNLFMIGVLAAVGEELLFRGCLQNIVWKWTGKIHIAIWLTAFIFSAIHLQFFGFLPRMLIGALCGYLYFWGKSIWLPILAHFANNASAIIIAFYLTKSGKPLDYLDGKFYHWPIYVTSFIIGLFLIDYYRKYSSKSNI; encoded by the coding sequence TTGAAAGGAAATCCTTATAATCCGTCTGATAATCACCCAGGTGTTTCGTTAATATATCTCTTGCTTATCGTTTTATTATCTGCATTGCTTTTTAGCTTCATTGGTTTGGGACTAGGTATTCTGGTATATGGTGTGGAGGTGTTAAAGATAGGCACCGGTAACTTTGATAAGTTAGGAGCGAAAGAGTTAAATTTTATCAGTTTATCGCAAATTTTTTCTGCAATTGGAACTTTTATAATACCGGCAGTATTACTAAACAGAATTGAGAAAAACCGTAGATCGTATTTTGATTGTTCATTACCAAATAGATCAGGTTTATTTCTGTTGGTTATTTTGATTATGATATTTAGTGCGCCTTTTTTTGAGTTTACTGTATATCTTAATGAACAAATGGAACTACCCTCCTATCTTAAGGGTGTGGAAGAGTGGATGAGAGAAAAAGAGGAAGAAATGGCCGTTCTAACCAAAGCCTTGCTTACAAGGGACACTATTGGCGGGTTGCTCACAAATCTTTTTATGATTGGTGTACTTGCTGCTGTAGGGGAAGAATTGTTATTTAGAGGCTGTTTGCAAAATATTGTTTGGAAATGGACGGGGAAAATACATATAGCGATTTGGTTAACCGCCTTTATTTTTAGTGCAATACATTTACAATTTTTCGGTTTTCTTCCAAGAATGTTAATAGGAGCCCTTTGTGGTTACCTATATTTTTGGGGAAAGAGCATATGGTTACCGATATTAGCCCATTTTGCTAATAATGCATCTGCTATTATAATTGCTTTCTATCTGACAAAATCTGGAAAGCCATTGGATTATCTAGATGGAAAGTTTTATCATTGGCCAATATATGTTACAAGTTTTATCATTGGATTATTTTTGATCGATTATTACAGGAAGTATAGTAGCAAAAGCAATATTTAG
- a CDS encoding DUF2007 domain-containing protein: MEKGWKKIFSSTDFFKTEMIRQALIENNIQAVIINKQDSSYRFGQVELYVSGEHEEDAVTIVKEMIGGE, from the coding sequence ATGGAAAAGGGATGGAAAAAGATTTTTAGCTCGACCGATTTTTTTAAAACGGAGATGATACGTCAAGCGTTGATAGAAAATAATATTCAAGCAGTGATTATTAATAAACAGGACTCTTCCTATAGATTTGGACAGGTGGAATTATATGTTTCAGGTGAGCATGAAGAAGACGCGGTAACTATAGTAAAAGAAATGATTGGTGGTGAATAG
- a CDS encoding phosphatidate cytidylyltransferase produces the protein MKTRAITGVFFVIIMLAAVLLGPYTFSVFFSLLAIISVLEFYKLVEGEKCQPDRLLGVLLSAILFIPIVLHFLFGTSIIYLLLAVPLMAATYIVTLYKKNTYPFNSITYTFFGIVYAVVPFIFFYSLGFLHGEYNFHMPLAFLLMLWANDTGAYLVGMRWGRNKLFERHSPKKTWEGFIGGILFSILTGLIIAQYYTEITSLNWIIVAIMIGLIGTLGDLVESMLKRSFQVKDSGSLLPGHGGVLDRFDGLLLAAPLVYIFLKLLT, from the coding sequence ATGAAAACAAGAGCAATTACCGGGGTTTTTTTCGTTATAATTATGTTAGCGGCTGTATTGTTGGGGCCGTATACTTTCAGCGTATTTTTTTCTTTGCTCGCTATTATCAGTGTATTGGAGTTTTATAAACTGGTAGAAGGGGAAAAATGCCAGCCTGATAGACTTTTAGGGGTTTTGTTGAGTGCCATTTTATTCATTCCTATAGTATTGCATTTTCTGTTTGGTACGAGCATCATTTATTTGCTGTTGGCTGTGCCGTTGATGGCAGCAACATATATTGTTACACTTTATAAAAAGAATACTTATCCCTTTAACAGCATTACATACACTTTTTTTGGGATAGTTTATGCCGTAGTTCCATTTATTTTTTTCTACAGTTTAGGTTTTTTGCATGGGGAGTATAACTTCCATATGCCACTGGCTTTTTTGCTTATGCTCTGGGCGAATGATACAGGTGCCTATCTCGTTGGAATGAGGTGGGGAAGAAACAAGCTTTTTGAACGGCATTCACCCAAAAAAACATGGGAAGGATTTATTGGAGGAATATTATTCAGCATATTAACGGGTTTGATCATCGCTCAATATTATACCGAGATAACATCGCTGAATTGGATTATAGTAGCGATTATGATCGGGTTAATAGGAACCTTGGGAGATTTGGTTGAATCCATGTTGAAAAGAAGTTTTCAGGTAAAGGATTCCGGCTCACTATTACCTGGTCATGGTGGGGTTTTGGATAGATTCGATGGTTTGTTGTTGGCCGCTCCGCTTGTATATATTTTCTTAAAACTGTTAACTTAG
- the hisS gene encoding histidine--tRNA ligase translates to MAQIKPSIPKGTRDFSPSEMEKRNFIFATIKAVFKKYGYQEIQTPSFENLQTLTGKYGEEGDRLIFKILNSGDFKSKIDSVKYASLNTQSLTPLIAEKALRYDLTVPFARYVVMHQNDIALPFKRFQIQPVWRADRPQRGRYREFYQCDVDVVGSDSLINEAEFVLIYNEALYNLGLKDFTIKLNNRKILAAIAELIGKPALLIDMTVAIDKLDKIGIDGVINELIDKGFTTTDIAILDPIINLEGTNRSKIETLKKVLRNSALGIAGLTELETILSLVNKLDSSAADRIAVDITLARGLNYYTGCIYEVKTNEVNMGSIGGGGRYDDLTGMFGLKGLTGVGISFGADRIYDVLNELNLFPSDTESTTQVLISNFDKKCEDLALSLLQRIRNEQIAAEFYPTTAKLKKQLTYADSKKIPFVVLIGEEEANSGLLTLKNMKSGEQSKLSTVDLIAFLKSI, encoded by the coding sequence ATGGCACAAATAAAACCATCAATACCCAAAGGCACTCGTGATTTCTCTCCATCTGAAATGGAAAAACGCAACTTTATCTTTGCTACGATAAAAGCGGTATTCAAAAAATACGGTTATCAGGAAATCCAGACACCCTCATTTGAAAATTTGCAAACACTCACAGGAAAATATGGAGAAGAGGGTGATCGACTTATCTTTAAAATACTCAATTCCGGAGATTTTAAAAGTAAAATAGACTCCGTGAAATACGCGTCACTTAATACGCAAAGTTTAACACCGCTCATAGCTGAGAAGGCGTTAAGATACGATTTAACTGTTCCATTTGCCCGCTACGTCGTCATGCACCAAAATGACATAGCCCTGCCATTTAAACGATTCCAAATTCAACCCGTATGGCGAGCAGACAGGCCACAGAGGGGTCGATATCGTGAGTTCTATCAGTGCGACGTCGATGTCGTAGGTTCTGATAGCCTAATCAATGAGGCAGAATTTGTTCTAATCTATAATGAGGCCCTTTACAATCTCGGTCTAAAAGATTTTACTATAAAACTCAATAATCGGAAAATTTTAGCTGCAATAGCCGAACTAATCGGAAAACCAGCGCTATTAATAGACATGACTGTCGCTATAGACAAGCTCGATAAAATCGGAATCGATGGGGTAATAAACGAACTTATCGATAAAGGTTTTACAACGACGGATATTGCCATCCTCGATCCTATTATCAATCTTGAAGGAACTAATAGGTCGAAAATTGAAACACTCAAAAAGGTTTTAAGAAACTCAGCGTTAGGTATAGCCGGCCTTACTGAGCTCGAAACTATTTTATCCTTGGTAAATAAACTAGATTCCTCCGCGGCAGACAGAATAGCGGTAGATATCACATTAGCAAGGGGCTTAAATTATTACACAGGATGTATTTATGAAGTAAAAACAAATGAAGTAAATATGGGTAGTATTGGTGGGGGGGGGAGATATGACGATCTCACTGGAATGTTTGGCCTAAAAGGATTAACTGGGGTCGGCATTTCTTTTGGCGCTGATCGAATTTATGATGTTTTAAATGAGCTCAATTTATTTCCTTCAGACACGGAAAGTACAACGCAGGTATTAATTAGCAATTTCGACAAAAAATGTGAGGACCTCGCTTTATCTCTGCTTCAACGTATACGAAATGAACAGATAGCTGCTGAGTTCTATCCAACTACTGCAAAGCTTAAAAAACAACTAACTTATGCCGATAGCAAAAAAATTCCTTTTGTTGTCCTAATTGGCGAAGAAGAAGCCAATAGCGGGTTGCTTACACTTAAAAATATGAAAAGCGGAGAACAGTCGAAATTATCAACGGTCGATCTAATAGCATTCTTAAAATCAATTTAG
- a CDS encoding DUF2911 domain-containing protein produces the protein MKKMLLFLVFLCVSAVGVQAQQDKSKRPSPPDSVKVTTGSGLDVEIHYSRPSVKGRALGVDIAPLGTVWRTGANEATTFAISKDATIDGKSLKAGKYSLYSIPGENTSTIIFNKIWDQWGTNYDEKEDELRVDVPTEESTDFKEQFTITASETGLIELHWGNYKMFFTVK, from the coding sequence ATGAAAAAAATGTTATTGTTTCTCGTCTTTTTATGCGTGAGTGCTGTTGGAGTTCAGGCTCAACAGGATAAAAGCAAGAGACCTAGTCCACCGGATAGCGTGAAGGTGACGACCGGTTCAGGCCTTGATGTAGAAATACATTATAGTAGACCATCAGTAAAAGGGAGAGCCTTAGGCGTTGATATTGCTCCGCTAGGCACAGTTTGGAGAACAGGTGCTAATGAAGCAACGACTTTTGCAATATCTAAGGATGCTACTATCGACGGAAAGTCATTGAAGGCAGGGAAGTATAGTTTATATAGTATTCCAGGAGAGAATACTTCTACCATTATTTTTAATAAAATATGGGATCAGTGGGGTACTAATTACGATGAGAAAGAAGATGAATTGAGAGTGGATGTGCCAACAGAAGAAAGCACAGACTTTAAAGAACAGTTTACGATAACCGCAAGTGAAACAGGTTTGATAGAGTTGCATTGGGGAAATTACAAGATGTTCTTTACTGTAAAATAG
- a CDS encoding Lrp/AsnC ligand binding domain-containing protein, whose amino-acid sequence MEKKSQILELDNLDTQILSILMNDASVPYTEIAKKLVVSGGTIHVRMKKMEELGIIRGSNLIINPQSIGFDICAFLGIYLEKGSQYKTAVEQLKQVKEVVELHYCTGQYSMFAKIICRDTNHLRHVLNEDIQAIKGIARTETIISLEESIKRQISLL is encoded by the coding sequence ATGGAAAAAAAGTCGCAAATTTTAGAACTTGATAACCTTGACACGCAAATTTTGTCAATTTTGATGAACGATGCCTCCGTTCCGTACACCGAAATAGCCAAAAAACTAGTAGTTTCTGGAGGAACTATACATGTTCGTATGAAAAAAATGGAAGAATTAGGAATAATTCGTGGTTCTAACCTAATTATTAACCCTCAATCTATAGGATTTGATATATGTGCGTTCTTAGGTATATATTTAGAAAAGGGTTCTCAATATAAAACGGCAGTTGAACAACTAAAACAGGTTAAAGAAGTAGTTGAATTGCACTATTGTACGGGTCAATATAGCATGTTTGCAAAAATTATATGTAGAGATACTAATCATTTGCGTCATGTTTTGAATGAAGATATACAAGCAATAAAAGGAATAGCCAGAACGGAGACTATAATATCTTTGGAAGAGAGTATTAAGAGGCAAATAAGTCTGTTGTAA